The Candidatus Binatia bacterium DNA segment CTCGAGATACCGCAAGGCCTGATCGGCTGAATCGCTGATACCATGCTGCGCCATCAGGGGATTATTGGGCACCCAGGCAACCCCGCCGGACAAGGCCGTCGAGCCGCCGTAGACAGCGGCTTTTTCGATCACCAGGGTCTCGCCACCCACATCATGGGCACGCAGCGCGGCAGTCATGCCAGCGGCACCGGATCCCACTACCAAAAAGTCTACGGATGCATCCCACAACGCCATGCGCACCTCATGTAGTGCAGTTCGCCCGACAGAGTAGACACGCCCCGTCCAGGCCGCGCTCCAATAGCGCCTAACCCAGCTGGCGGCAATGACAAAGCTCAGGCCTGCCGGGATCCAGGGGAAAAGGGCGCGTCGTAATTCCTCTGCCCCCCTCCCGTGGTAGGATGCACCCGTACGCGTGGAGTGCACAAGGACGTCTACAACACCGGCTTCCACCTGGTGCTCAAGCCGTTTGACATCGAGAGGATGTACCTCTTCCCGAAAGACCTCCAAGTGCTCGATCTCACCGGCGCACGCGAGGAGGCGGCGCGGGGCGGCCGCAATTGAAGCCGAAGGCGTGGCCGAGGCCAAAGGCATCACCGAGATGAACAAGGCGCTGGTGGGAAGCGGCGGCGAGGTGATGGTCAAACTCAAGCTGGCCGAAGCCTTGGAGGGCAAGCGCATCCTGCTCTTGCCGTTGTCGGGCACGGGCATGGATATCAAGACCACCAACATCAACCAGCTGCTGGAAACCTACGGCGTCAGGAGCCTGTCACAGCAGGGCGGCGAGGCGAAGAAGTAGCCCGCTGGCCGCGCAGGTCAGCAACAATGTCCCGGAAGTTGCCGGGGTCGGGGTGGCGGTTGTTCACCAGGCTCACGGCGTCGGCGATCCCCGCCAGGCGCTCGAGGAGCGCGGACGCAACCTCGTGACGGGGCCGCATCACCGCAATTGCCTCCATCATTTCGTCGGTGATGAGCTCGCTCATCTCGGCCCACCGCCCCTGCTTCGAGAGCCGGTTGAGTTCGGGGTGGAGATCATCCCAACCGTGGCACTCGAGCACCGACTTGTACGCGGGCGTCGAGCCGTAAAACGCAAGCTGCTCCTGCAGCGAGGCGCGGGCCGACTCGTACTCCTGCTCGGTCGTCCACGTCACCACCATGGTCACGCAGACAATCTCGAAGTCGTCGCGGGGGCGTCCCGAGCGCGCCAGGCCGCGTTCGAGCGCGGGGATCGCGATCCGTTCGAGTGACGTGCGGGTGTTGAACGGGTGGGCGAGGAAGCCGTTCGCCACCTCACCCGCCAACTCGATCATGCGGGGACCGAAGCCGCCGAGGAAGATCCGCGGGGACCCATATGGGTTCGGACCGGGGTTGAACGCCGGGATCATGATGGTGTGCCGGTAGAACTCGCCGCTGAAGTCGAGCTTCGAGTGTCCCTCCCATGCGTCCCAGATCGCCCTGATCGCGAGGACCATTTCGCGCATCCGCGCCACCGGCTTCGACCACGTTTCGCTGAAGCGGTGCTCGATATGGGGACGGACCTGGGAGCCAAGGCCGAGCACGAACCGCCCGCCGGTAATCACCTGCAAATCGTAGCCGATGTTGGCGAGCACCATCGGGTTCCGGGCGAAGGCGATGGCGACAGCCGTGCCAAGCTGTAAGCGCCGGGTCGTGCCCGCGGCGATGGCGAGCGGGAGGAAAGGGTCGTGCTTCGACTCGAACGAGAAGCCGCCATCGTAACCGATCTCCTCGAGCTCGCGGAAGACGCGTCCCGCGTTCCGCGGGTCGTCGGTCGGCACCGTTATGTAAATGCGCACCTCGGACTCCCTTCGAAGGATGGGACCGCTGGTCGGATAAAAGGGTGAGTGAAGGGGCTTGAACCCTCAACCCCTGGAGCCACAGTCCAGTGCTCTGCCAGTTGAGCTACACCCACCGTCCGAGGTGAACCCTGGGCAACGCCAGGATACCCTGCTGCGACGAGTCATTCGGCGCTCGTCAGCCTGCGCTACGCCATACGTGATCAATCCCGGCGGTGCAAGAGGAACGACGTCGGAACATGTCCCGCCCCCAGACAAACGGCATCGGGTCAACCCGCGAATGGATTAGTCGGAAGCCGTCGCGCCCGCGCTCGCAGACATGAACGGAACGTCGCCACGCGCTTCGGAGTGGCACACATGACGCAGGCCGGGCGCCGCCCTTTGTTGAAACGCTGCGTCCGACGCGATACATAACCGACAGGATTCATCGTGGAGAGACGCGCGTAAATGGCCACGGTCATCACTTCGGAATGCATCAACTGCGGGGCCTGCGAACCAGAATGCCCGAACACGGCGATTTATCAGGGCGGTGTCGAGTGGGAGCTGAACGGGGTCATGCATCCGTCCATCGCCCAGGACATCTTCTACATCGTCCCCGAGAAGTGCACCGAGTGCGTCGGCTTCCATGATCAAGAAGCCTGTGCGGCGGTGTGCCCGGTCGATTGCTGCGTTCCCGATCCCGACAACCCCGAGGCCGAGGGCGTGCTGATCGCACGAGCCCACACGCTGCATCCCAGCGAGACCTTCCCGCAGAAATTTCCATCGCGTTTCCGGAAAGCGGGTGCCGCGCCGAGCCCCGTGGAGGAAACCACCGCCGCACCGACACCCCCTCCCCGGCCGATCCCCTCACCTCCGCCCAAGCCGGCGGCCCCAGCTGCGGCGGCGCCGAAGCCTGCTGCCGCCGAAGCCGCGCCCCCCGCACCCGCTGCGGCCAAAGCTGCTACAGCTGCGCCCGTGGCACCAGCCGCTGAAGCGACTGCACCGCCGCCCACAGCCAAAGCCGCTGCCCCGGCCGCAGGCGCGGAGAAGAAACCGGCTGCGCCGCAACCCAGTGTCGCACCGGCGCGGGAAAAGAAGGAGAAGGTCTTCTCCGGCGAGCTGGCGGGCAGTTACGATGACGCGGTGGCGCAGCTCGGATCGGCGCGGCGAGACCTACCCCAATCCCTCAAGACTCGGGCGGCGCTGGCCCAGCCGCTTTTGGGCGCTTTGCCGGACTCACGGAAGAAGGCCATAGAGAACACCGTGGGCGACCGTCGGTACTTCACCGCGGCGCGCGCCACCGGGCTGAACATTCTACAGGATATCGTGCTGTATCCTCTGATCCTGGCCGCCGCCGGGGCTTTGATCTCGAACCGGGCGGCCTTCCGCAGTCAACTGGACAGCTGGGTTGCGCTCGGCATCGGCATCGCCGTTCTGGAATCCCTGATGCGGCTGCGTGGGCTATTGCACGCAGCACCGACGTACTGTGGCACCTGGTATGCGGCGCCCCTCGCCGTGCTGATTGGGCCGCTGATCCGCGAGCTGACGCCAGTCGCGACGCACGGAACGATCGCGGTCGACGGCTTTCACGGCGAGGAATTCACGGACAAGTTGGAACGCGAGCGCCGCTACGGCGACGTCTACTCACTGCAGGAACAAGGCAACGGGTTTCTGCTGCGTGTCGAATTTCCGCGGCAGGTCCCGCAGTCCGCTTTGAAGGACCAACTTGGAATTCCGGATGAAATGCCCGATTACGACTACGATCTTTCCTTCCGCAACGGAGTCTTTGTGGTGAAGGGACGAGTGGTGGACAAGAATCTCCGAAAACTGGCCGCCGTCTCCCCCGCATTTCCGCCCGACTTCACCACCAACGTAGAGCTGCCCAAGCCGGTCAAGGCGTTCAAGCACCGCCTGCATGACAAGACGCTTGAGGTGGTCCTCCTCAGGTCGTAGCGCATGAGCAGCGCAATCCTGGGCTTCGGGCACCATCTCCCGGCCGAGGTGGATCGGGTTGGTGTGCGTCGGCCCATCGCCATCGAGGCAGTCGGTCCGTCCACGCTGGCCGTGAGCGCGGCGACGCAAGCGCTCGAGCGCGCGCAACTGACGGCGGCGGCGGTGGACTTCATCATCTTCGCCACCATGACCCCGGACGTGACCTTTCCCGGAGCCGGCTGCTTCTTCCAGCACCAAATGGGGTGCGGCACAATAGGCGCCCTGGACGTACGGGCCCAGTGCGCCGGCTTTCTCTTCGCCCTCGCCATCGCCGATCAGTTTGTGCGGGCGGGCGTCTACGGGAGCGTGCTCGTCGCCGGGGCCGAAGTACATTCCTCCGGTCTGGACTACTCCGGGCACGGCGCCCCGATCGCCCGGCTGTTTGGCGATGGCGCGGGTGCCGCCCTGGTGGGAAAGGGCGCCGGCAGGAGCAGGATCCGCAACGTCGTGGTCCACACCGATGGCCGGCACCATGACCGCTTCTGGTGTGAATACCCCGCGAGCCGGCAGCATCCCGTGCGCATGACGGTCGACAATTTCCGCCAGGGGAAACATTTTCCCGCCATCGACGTCGACGCCGTGCGGCGCTTCGGAGTCGAATCGCTCCCCGCGGTGATTCACGAGTCGCTACACGCCGCGGACACCAAGATCGAGCAGGTGGATCGCTTCATCATCAGCCACCTGCTGCCGGAGGTCTCTGAGTCTGCCGGGAAGACGCTCGGCATCTCGCCGGCGCGCCTGACCATCCCGGCGGCACGGCACGGGCATCTCACGGCCGCAGCACTGCCGGTCGCCTTGAGCGAAGACGTCGCCAGCGGTCAACTCGGTCCGGGCGCCACCGTGTGCTTGGCGGCATCCGGCGCCGGCTACGCCTGGGGCGCGGCGGTGGTGACGCTGTAGGAGGACGTGGTGCGGAATTCGCGCATACTCGCAGTCGGGCACCATCTGCCGGCACGCGTGGTAACCAACGCCGACCTGACGGCGGTGATGGACACCACCGACGCATGGATCCAGCAGCGTACCGGCATCCGCGAGCGGCACTACAGCGAAGGGTCGACCGGCGCCGCAGACATGGGCGCCGAGGCCGCCCGGCAAGCCCTGCAGCGTGCCGGGCTCGCGGCCCAAGACATCGACTGCATCATTTTCGCCACCCTGAGCCCCGACGTCGACATGCCGGCCTCGGCCTGCCTGCTGCAGCACCGCCTGGGCATCGGCGGCATGCCGGCGTTCGATGTGCGCAACCAATGCTCCGGATTCCTCTACGGGCTCGCCATCGCCGATAAGTTCATCAAGACCGGCACGTACGATCACGTGCTCCTCGTCGGTGCGGAAGTGCACTCCACCGGCATAGATCTGACCACGCGCGGACGTGAGGTTGCCGTCATCTTCGGCGACGGCGCGGGCGCGGTCGTCCTCGGCCCGGAAACAAACGCCCAGCGCGGTATCCTGTCAACGCACCTGCATGCCGAAGGGCGGTTCGCGGACAAACTGTGGCTGGAATGCCCTGCCAGCCGGCTGCGGCCGCGGTTGACCGAAGAGATGATCACCGGGGCCGAGGCGCGTATGTTTCCTAAAATGGAAGGACGCTACGTCTTCCGGCATGCGGTGACCCGGTTCCCGGAAGTGATTCGCGAGGCGCTCGACGCCCACGGGCTTTCGCCGCAAGACCT contains these protein-coding regions:
- a CDS encoding TIGR03617 family F420-dependent LLM class oxidoreductase, giving the protein MRIYITVPTDDPRNAGRVFRELEEIGYDGGFSFESKHDPFLPLAIAAGTTRRLQLGTAVAIAFARNPMVLANIGYDLQVITGGRFVLGLGSQVRPHIEHRFSETWSKPVARMREMVLAIRAIWDAWEGHSKLDFSGEFYRHTIMIPAFNPGPNPYGSPRIFLGGFGPRMIELAGEVANGFLAHPFNTRTSLERIAIPALERGLARSGRPRDDFEIVCVTMVVTWTTEQEYESARASLQEQLAFYGSTPAYKSVLECHGWDDLHPELNRLSKQGRWAEMSELITDEMMEAIAVMRPRHEVASALLERLAGIADAVSLVNNRHPDPGNFRDIVADLRGQRATSSPRRPAVTGS
- a CDS encoding ketoacyl-ACP synthase III; the protein is MSSAILGFGHHLPAEVDRVGVRRPIAIEAVGPSTLAVSAATQALERAQLTAAAVDFIIFATMTPDVTFPGAGCFFQHQMGCGTIGALDVRAQCAGFLFALAIADQFVRAGVYGSVLVAGAEVHSSGLDYSGHGAPIARLFGDGAGAALVGKGAGRSRIRNVVVHTDGRHHDRFWCEYPASRQHPVRMTVDNFRQGKHFPAIDVDAVRRFGVESLPAVIHESLHAADTKIEQVDRFIISHLLPEVSESAGKTLGISPARLTIPAARHGHLTAAALPVALSEDVASGQLGPGATVCLAASGAGYAWGAAVVTL
- a CDS encoding beta-ketoacyl-ACP synthase III translates to MRNSRILAVGHHLPARVVTNADLTAVMDTTDAWIQQRTGIRERHYSEGSTGAADMGAEAARQALQRAGLAAQDIDCIIFATLSPDVDMPASACLLQHRLGIGGMPAFDVRNQCSGFLYGLAIADKFIKTGTYDHVLLVGAEVHSTGIDLTTRGREVAVIFGDGAGAVVLGPETNAQRGILSTHLHAEGRFADKLWLECPASRLRPRLTEEMITGAEARMFPKMEGRYVFRHAVTRFPEVIREALDAHGLSPQDLSLLIPHQANLRISQLVAMGLELPEDKVFNNIDRYGNTTAGSIPIALYEALEAGRVHDGDLVCLAAFGAGFTWASALIRW